One window of Dehalobacterium formicoaceticum genomic DNA carries:
- the xseA gene encoding exodeoxyribonuclease VII large subunit has product MNKRILTVSELNTYVKYKIEDDVLLSNLWTKGEISNYKAHSSGHRYFVLKDQTSSVRCVMFRSRAAALKFEPEQGISVLLRGYLSVYERDGNYQIYVEEMQPEGVGALHLAFEQLKAKLAKEGLFDDQHKKPLPFLPRKIGVVTSPTGAVWQDIQKVALARFPNIHIVLAPAAVQGESAAGEIVRGIQVLNQVKELDVIIVGRGGGSLEDLWAFNMEEVARAIFHSQVPVISAVGHQTDFTIADFVADQSAATPSAAAEMAVPVKRDLLKTISLWQSKMEKAAASTLTLGRQRLAYMGQRTVLHNPERLLQGKEQYLDTLKLTLEREIQDKMKDLKNRYQLLAEKMDMLSPLTTLSRGYAVCLKDAKVITSEAEVAEGDLVQVVLAQGNIHCQVQSKEKGGIFDGREKNNI; this is encoded by the coding sequence TTGAATAAAAGAATTCTTACCGTAAGTGAGCTTAATACTTACGTGAAATATAAAATTGAAGATGATGTTCTGCTCAGCAACCTTTGGACCAAAGGGGAGATCTCCAATTATAAGGCCCACTCTTCGGGACATCGTTATTTCGTTTTAAAAGATCAAACCAGCTCTGTACGTTGTGTCATGTTTCGCAGCCGGGCGGCTGCTTTAAAATTTGAGCCTGAACAGGGGATCAGTGTTTTGCTGCGAGGTTATTTGTCTGTCTATGAACGGGACGGCAATTATCAGATTTATGTGGAGGAAATGCAGCCGGAAGGAGTGGGTGCCCTGCACCTGGCTTTTGAGCAGCTGAAAGCCAAACTGGCAAAGGAAGGGCTTTTTGATGATCAACACAAAAAACCGCTCCCTTTTCTGCCTCGGAAAATCGGTGTGGTGACATCACCCACAGGCGCGGTATGGCAAGACATTCAAAAAGTAGCTTTGGCTCGCTTTCCTAATATTCATATTGTCTTGGCCCCGGCAGCCGTTCAGGGGGAAAGTGCGGCCGGGGAAATTGTCCGTGGCATTCAGGTTCTAAATCAAGTCAAGGAGCTGGATGTGATCATTGTTGGCCGGGGCGGCGGTTCTTTAGAAGATTTATGGGCTTTCAATATGGAGGAAGTGGCGCGGGCGATTTTTCATTCTCAGGTACCGGTTATTTCCGCCGTGGGCCATCAGACGGACTTTACCATCGCTGATTTCGTCGCCGATCAGAGTGCGGCTACTCCTTCGGCAGCTGCGGAAATGGCTGTACCGGTGAAAAGAGACTTATTAAAGACTATATCTCTGTGGCAGAGCAAAATGGAAAAGGCCGCAGCTTCGACCCTGACTTTAGGACGGCAGCGCTTGGCTTATATGGGACAAAGAACTGTGCTTCATAATCCGGAAAGGCTCCTCCAGGGAAAAGAGCAGTATCTGGACACCTTAAAGCTGACTTTGGAAAGAGAAATACAGGATAAAATGAAAGACCTGAAAAACAGATATCAGTTGTTGGCGGAAAAAATGGATATGCTCAGTCCCTTAACCACCTTATCCCGGGGATATGCTGTCTGCTTGAAGGATGCAAAAGTTATTACTTCCGAAGCGGAGGTGGCCGAGGGGGATCTGGTCCAGGTGGTTTTAGCCCAAGGGAATATCCATTGTCAGGTGCAATCGAAAGAAAAAGGTGGGATCTTTGATGGTCGCGAAAAAAATAACATTTGA
- the xseB gene encoding exodeoxyribonuclease VII small subunit, with translation MVAKKITFEEALEKLELNVKSLESGDLPLNEVLKLFEEGVGLVQTCYQKLNEAEQKIQVLSKSLKERQQEESEESEEENQESEY, from the coding sequence ATGGTCGCGAAAAAAATAACATTTGAAGAAGCATTGGAAAAATTAGAATTAAATGTGAAATCCTTAGAATCAGGTGACCTTCCTTTAAATGAAGTTTTGAAATTATTTGAAGAAGGAGTCGGCCTGGTGCAGACCTGTTATCAAAAACTCAATGAGGCCGAGCAAAAGATCCAGGTGCTTTCCAAGAGTTTAAAAGAAAGGCAGCAGGAAGAGTCAGAAGAGAGTGAAGAGGAGAACCAGGAAAGTGAATATTGA
- a CDS encoding polyprenyl synthetase family protein produces MNIDLYLKEKANLINQELDRLLPEAELKPQVLHQAMRYSIFAGGKRLRPVLFLATLDALEEPSEPYLPFACALELIHTYSLIHDDLPAMDNDDLRRGLPTSHKKFGEAQAILAGDALLTYAFKLMVSPKEKGASPEKLLTAIDEVTDGAGLKGMIVGQVLDIEAENKEIGLDELQTIHRNKTGALFAASIRSAAVLAGCNPEMLEKLTGYAENFGLAFQITDDILDVIGDTAKMGKPTGSDQEQKKITYPSFLGLERSQELARESVEKAVQYLIELPAGADPLRALARQVIDREN; encoded by the coding sequence GTGAATATTGATTTGTATCTGAAAGAAAAGGCAAATTTAATTAATCAGGAACTGGATCGCTTATTGCCGGAAGCAGAATTAAAACCTCAGGTGCTCCATCAAGCCATGCGCTATAGTATTTTTGCCGGGGGGAAAAGATTGCGTCCCGTTCTTTTTCTGGCAACCCTGGATGCGCTTGAAGAACCGTCCGAACCTTATCTGCCCTTTGCCTGCGCCTTGGAATTGATCCATACTTACTCCTTGATTCATGATGATTTGCCGGCCATGGATAACGATGATCTCAGGCGTGGCTTACCGACCAGCCATAAAAAATTCGGTGAAGCTCAGGCCATTTTAGCCGGTGATGCTTTGCTTACCTATGCCTTTAAGCTGATGGTGAGCCCCAAGGAAAAGGGTGCGTCTCCGGAAAAATTGTTGACCGCCATTGATGAAGTGACAGATGGTGCCGGCTTAAAAGGCATGATTGTGGGCCAGGTGCTGGATATCGAGGCCGAAAATAAAGAAATTGGTCTGGATGAATTACAAACCATTCACCGCAACAAAACTGGGGCCCTCTTTGCAGCATCTATTCGTTCCGCCGCTGTTTTAGCCGGTTGTAATCCTGAAATGTTAGAAAAATTAACCGGCTATGCCGAAAACTTCGGCCTGGCTTTTCAGATCACAGATGATATCCTGGATGTGATTGGGGATACCGCAAAAATGGGCAAACCAACAGGCAGTGATCAGGAACAAAAGAAAATTACTTATCCTTCCTTTCTGGGCTTGGAACGCTCCCAAGAGTTGGCCAGGGAGTCGGTTGAAAAGGCAGTGCAATATTTGATAGAGCTGCCTGCCGGTGCAGATCCGCTCCGCGCCCTTGCGCGGCAGGTGATCGATCGGGAGAACTAG
- the dxs gene encoding 1-deoxy-D-xylulose-5-phosphate synthase, with protein MRPLENIEDVKDIKHLSNQELEELAADIRAFMIDHVSRTGGHLAPSLGVVELTLVLHQIYDSPKDKIIWDVGHQSYCHKIITGRKCRFTSLRQYKGLSGFPKTFESEHDCFNTGHSSTSISAALGMAIARDLKGENHKVIAVIGDGALTGGMAFEALNHGGDLHTDLIVVLNDNEMSIAPNVGAMSGYLSRMRTDPRYERGKEELEQLLNKIPKVGPMVAKTVERFKDSLKYFVVSGMLFEDMGFTYLGPIDGHNIGAMKTVFSNANQLKGPVLVHVVTKKGKGYPPAEANPDIFHGVGPFDPATGKVFQKEGPPAYTKIFGETLMDLAKNQDNIVAITAAMPGGTGLDKFSKKYPQRFFDVGIAEQHAVTFSAGLAAQGFHPVVAIYASFLQRAYDQVLHDVAMQNLPVTFALDRAGLVGEDGETHHGIFDISMLRHMPRLVMMAPKDENELRGMLAWAVKYQGPTVLRYPRGAGQGVEITEAYPVIQLGQGEVVLEGHDLTMIPVGPMVYTALQAAEQLKEQGISAAVLNPRFIKPLDHELIVEYAKKTKRIVTIEEHVLAGGFGSACLELLNLENTGAEIFNIGLPDAFIEQGSPAQLRQAHDLTASAIAEGVLKKWTFPEKRKRPEIRGKA; from the coding sequence ATGAGGCCTTTGGAAAATATCGAAGACGTCAAAGATATCAAGCATTTGTCCAATCAAGAATTAGAAGAATTAGCAGCAGATATTCGTGCTTTTATGATTGACCATGTCAGCCGCACCGGAGGACATTTAGCGCCAAGTCTTGGTGTTGTGGAGCTAACTCTGGTTTTGCATCAAATCTATGATTCTCCAAAAGATAAAATTATCTGGGACGTAGGACATCAGTCCTATTGTCATAAAATCATTACCGGCAGAAAATGCCGGTTTACTTCGTTGAGGCAGTATAAAGGATTAAGCGGATTTCCCAAAACCTTTGAAAGCGAACATGACTGTTTCAATACCGGCCACAGCAGCACTTCCATTTCTGCTGCCCTGGGTATGGCCATAGCAAGGGATCTCAAGGGAGAAAACCATAAAGTGATCGCCGTGATCGGGGACGGCGCCCTCACCGGTGGGATGGCTTTTGAGGCTTTAAATCATGGGGGAGATTTGCATACCGACCTGATTGTAGTACTGAATGATAATGAAATGTCCATTGCTCCTAACGTAGGTGCCATGTCCGGCTACCTAAGCCGCATGAGGACAGACCCCCGCTATGAGAGAGGAAAGGAAGAGCTTGAACAATTATTAAACAAAATTCCCAAAGTCGGACCCATGGTGGCCAAGACGGTGGAGCGGTTTAAAGATAGTCTCAAATACTTTGTCGTATCCGGCATGCTGTTCGAGGATATGGGGTTTACATATCTCGGTCCTATTGACGGCCATAATATCGGGGCCATGAAAACCGTTTTTTCCAACGCCAACCAGTTGAAAGGGCCGGTTTTGGTTCATGTGGTTACCAAAAAAGGCAAGGGCTATCCGCCGGCAGAGGCCAATCCGGATATTTTTCACGGGGTAGGTCCTTTTGATCCGGCCACCGGAAAGGTGTTCCAAAAAGAAGGCCCGCCTGCTTATACCAAAATATTTGGTGAGACCTTGATGGATTTGGCTAAGAACCAAGATAATATAGTGGCGATTACAGCCGCCATGCCCGGCGGCACTGGACTGGATAAGTTCTCCAAGAAATATCCTCAACGCTTTTTTGATGTGGGCATTGCCGAACAGCATGCGGTAACTTTTTCCGCCGGACTGGCTGCCCAGGGATTCCATCCTGTGGTGGCGATTTATGCTTCGTTTTTGCAAAGAGCATATGATCAGGTGCTCCATGATGTGGCTATGCAAAATTTACCGGTGACTTTTGCTCTGGACCGAGCCGGATTAGTAGGAGAAGACGGGGAAACTCATCATGGGATTTTTGATATTTCTATGCTGCGCCATATGCCCCGCTTGGTGATGATGGCGCCCAAAGATGAAAACGAACTGCGGGGCATGTTAGCCTGGGCGGTAAAATACCAGGGTCCTACCGTGCTTCGTTATCCCAGGGGAGCAGGTCAGGGAGTTGAAATCACTGAAGCTTATCCGGTGATCCAATTGGGGCAAGGTGAGGTTGTTCTAGAAGGTCATGATCTCACCATGATCCCGGTTGGCCCCATGGTTTATACGGCTCTTCAGGCGGCGGAACAGTTAAAGGAGCAGGGGATCAGTGCTGCGGTACTGAATCCCCGGTTTATCAAACCCCTTGATCATGAATTAATTGTGGAATATGCCAAAAAGACAAAACGCATCGTTACTATCGAAGAACATGTGCTGGCCGGTGGTTTTGGCAGTGCCTGCCTGGAATTATTAAATCTGGAAAACACAGGGGCCGAAATTTTCAATATCGGGCTGCCGGATGCTTTTATCGAACAGGGATCTCCCGCTCAGCTGCGGCAGGCTCATGATTTAACTGCCTCCGCCATCGCAGAAGGCGTGCTGAAAAAATGGACTTTCCCGGAGAAGCGAAAGAGGCCGGAAATAAGAGGTAAGGCATGA
- a CDS encoding TlyA family RNA methyltransferase, whose amino-acid sequence MKKDRLDNILTEQGFFPSRERAKSAIMAGIVLVNGEKIDKAGTKVAVDAEIKILGNHLPYVSRGGLKLAKAVEAFSLDLKDLIILDIGASTGGFTDCALQQGAQKVYAVDVGYGQLDWKLRQDSRVIVLERTNARYLTSEQIPEAVDLVTIDASFISLDKILPVIKNFLKPEGSIVALIKPQFEAGRDKVGKKGVVRDPKTHQEVISHVLEASETHDLYPWGLTFSPITGPEGNIEYLVFLKRIPAPAFQTESMDEKIRAEMVENLVKDAFHQLKGKGKI is encoded by the coding sequence ATGAAAAAAGACAGGTTGGACAATATTCTCACGGAGCAAGGCTTCTTTCCCAGCCGGGAAAGAGCCAAGTCGGCCATTATGGCCGGTATTGTGCTGGTCAATGGGGAAAAAATTGATAAAGCGGGAACAAAAGTGGCGGTAGATGCTGAAATCAAAATATTGGGGAACCACTTACCCTATGTCAGCCGGGGCGGATTAAAACTGGCCAAGGCCGTCGAAGCATTTTCCCTGGATTTAAAGGACCTGATTATCCTGGATATCGGGGCCTCCACGGGAGGTTTTACGGATTGTGCTTTGCAGCAGGGCGCCCAAAAGGTTTATGCCGTGGATGTGGGCTATGGTCAATTGGATTGGAAGTTACGCCAGGACAGCCGGGTGATTGTCCTGGAACGTACCAATGCCCGCTATCTTACCTCCGAGCAAATTCCGGAAGCTGTGGATCTGGTGACTATTGATGCCTCCTTTATTTCTTTGGATAAAATTCTTCCCGTGATTAAAAATTTTCTCAAGCCGGAAGGCAGTATCGTGGCCTTGATTAAACCCCAATTTGAAGCCGGCCGGGATAAAGTGGGGAAAAAAGGTGTGGTGCGGGATCCCAAAACCCATCAAGAGGTCATCTCTCATGTACTGGAAGCCAGCGAAACCCATGATCTGTATCCCTGGGGACTGACTTTTTCACCGATTACCGGTCCTGAAGGAAATATTGAATACCTGGTTTTCTTAAAACGAATTCCTGCCCCAGCTTTCCAGACTGAAAGCATGGATGAAAAAATAAGAGCAGAAATGGTTGAAAATTTGGTCAAAGATGCCTTTCATCAATTAAAAGGGAAAGGAAAAATTTAG
- a CDS encoding NAD(+)/NADH kinase encodes MKSVGLVVNMTKKNASHVAGQIVTWLQEHNISAYEHESQYCSISKDVLAETAQKFNGLDAVIVLGGDGTLLNSARLVAPHQIPILGINMGNMGFLTEVDLEHLFESLERLVKGEYSLEERMMLHCELKRSDKIIQEFIALNDVVVAKGSFSRMILLDAFVNDQYLDTYSADGIIVSTPTGSTAYSLSAGGPIVFPEIELMLMTPICPHTLFSRPMVIGANNQIHLVLNTDSEDVMLTIDGQNGYRLEQGDEVIVQKSPLHTRLVRLNSKSFADVLRAKLRESGGYHKEPNC; translated from the coding sequence ATGAAATCAGTCGGCTTGGTCGTTAATATGACAAAAAAGAATGCCTCCCATGTTGCGGGTCAAATTGTTACCTGGTTACAAGAGCATAATATTTCGGCATATGAGCACGAAAGCCAGTATTGCAGTATTTCCAAGGATGTTTTGGCTGAAACAGCGCAGAAATTTAACGGGTTGGATGCGGTAATTGTTTTGGGCGGGGATGGTACCCTCTTAAACAGTGCCCGGCTGGTAGCACCCCATCAAATCCCCATTTTAGGCATCAATATGGGCAATATGGGTTTTTTAACGGAAGTGGATTTGGAGCATCTTTTTGAATCCCTGGAAAGGTTGGTCAAAGGAGAATATTCCTTGGAAGAGCGGATGATGCTGCACTGTGAACTAAAAAGGTCAGACAAGATCATTCAGGAATTTATTGCTCTAAACGATGTAGTGGTGGCAAAAGGATCCTTTTCCCGGATGATTTTGTTGGATGCCTTTGTTAATGACCAATATTTGGATACCTATTCCGCCGACGGCATTATTGTTTCCACGCCTACCGGTTCCACCGCCTATTCCTTGTCGGCCGGAGGCCCGATTGTGTTTCCGGAAATCGAATTGATGCTGATGACCCCAATTTGTCCTCATACCCTGTTTTCCCGTCCCATGGTGATTGGAGCCAACAATCAAATTCATCTGGTTTTAAATACCGATTCCGAGGATGTCATGCTAACCATTGACGGTCAAAACGGATATCGATTGGAACAAGGGGATGAGGTTATTGTGCAAAAATCTCCCCTCCATACCAGGCTGGTACGCTTGAACAGCAAATCATTCGCTGATGTGCTTCGGGCAAAACTGCGGGAAAGCGGTGGTTATCATAAAGAACCAAACTGTTAA
- a CDS encoding class I SAM-dependent methyltransferase — MVIIKNQTVKSAVEWSHQFLAQVLGPGSLVIDATAGNGRDTLFLAGLVGRSGKVYAFDIQEEAIMKTRKLLDDAGMEKQVCLFHQSHERMDEVIGEKVDAILFNLGYLPGGDTRIITTAGTTLGALKKAALLLKDYGLLVLVVYWGHPGGPAERDAVEGWAADLSPKEWDVMKISFPNHHLAPFVMIMQKKSGEASIQ; from the coding sequence GTGGTTATCATAAAGAACCAAACTGTTAAATCCGCCGTGGAGTGGTCTCACCAATTTCTGGCTCAAGTGCTTGGACCAGGTTCTTTAGTGATTGATGCTACGGCAGGTAACGGCAGGGATACCCTCTTTTTGGCAGGTTTAGTAGGAAGGTCAGGCAAGGTTTATGCCTTTGATATTCAGGAAGAAGCCATTATGAAAACCAGGAAACTTCTTGATGATGCCGGGATGGAAAAACAAGTCTGCCTGTTCCATCAAAGCCATGAAAGGATGGATGAAGTAATTGGGGAAAAGGTAGATGCGATCTTGTTTAATTTAGGTTATCTGCCCGGAGGAGATACCCGGATTATTACCACCGCCGGGACAACCCTGGGTGCTTTAAAAAAAGCTGCTCTGCTGTTAAAGGATTATGGTCTTTTGGTACTGGTAGTCTATTGGGGGCATCCGGGGGGTCCGGCGGAAAGAGATGCAGTAGAGGGATGGGCAGCAGATTTATCCCCCAAAGAATGGGATGTAATGAAAATTTCCTTTCCCAATCATCATTTGGCTCCGTTTGTCATGATCATGCAAAAGAAGTCAGGGGAGGCATCTATACAATGA
- the argR gene encoding arginine repressor: MKAARQRKIQEIIEHENIETQGELTEKLKELGFSVTQATVSRDIKELGFLKVPTGLNSGKYSIHRQAPNLHILERTRRLFRDSITDMDFSENIIVLHTLPGAAQAIGSCVDHLDWQEIIGSVAGDDTVIVVIKPQDQVGAILKKLQALLD; this comes from the coding sequence ATGAAAGCAGCGCGTCAACGAAAGATTCAGGAAATCATTGAACATGAAAATATTGAAACCCAGGGGGAACTGACGGAAAAATTAAAAGAACTGGGGTTTTCCGTAACCCAGGCAACTGTTTCCCGGGATATTAAGGAACTAGGTTTCTTAAAAGTTCCCACCGGCTTAAACAGCGGAAAATACAGCATCCATAGGCAAGCACCCAACCTTCATATCCTGGAAAGAACCAGAAGATTGTTCAGAGACAGCATCACCGATATGGATTTCAGTGAAAATATTATTGTGCTGCACACCCTGCCCGGAGCAGCCCAGGCTATTGGTTCCTGCGTTGATCATTTGGACTGGCAGGAAATTATCGGCAGCGTCGCCGGGGATGATACTGTTATTGTCGTGATCAAACCTCAGGATCAGGTAGGTGCGATTTTGAAAAAATTACAAGCATTGCTGGACTAA
- the recN gene encoding DNA repair protein RecN — MLKELYVENFGLIEQSTIHFLPGFNVLTGETGAGKSLIVDALGLIIGGRGSQDFIRSGADKLVLQGTFEGSFSQDLKNLLLEAGFSWEDDTLIIMRELARSGKNTCRINCRTVPLSFMKEVGKKLVNIHGQHEHVSLLEEETQLLLLDHYGGQEVLSWKEKAGAAYARIKDLRRQKEKWQAKTAGAAQKEDDLKFLMAEIEQADLTLGEDEQLEKERKMLQHSEKISMDSKMAYEKLYGGREKGAGDLINESVQLFQEIALLDEQAAGIFEKLNDLNFTLEDLVREIADYAGNVYSNPERLDEIELRLLLINKLKKKYGATIQDILTYYREAEEELAALAEEETDFKEIDASLHQAEESYQHICSHLSQLRHEAGQALSQAVTEELHQLHMKSAQFSVFVTEADDGRTGKDKVAFLVSPNVGEEMKPVIKIASGGELSRIMLGLKVILSQLDQIPTLIFDEIDSGLGEKQFIMWRKS, encoded by the coding sequence ATGTTAAAAGAATTATATGTGGAGAATTTTGGACTCATTGAACAATCTACGATTCATTTTCTTCCGGGGTTTAACGTTTTAACCGGTGAGACAGGAGCCGGCAAATCATTAATCGTCGATGCCTTAGGTCTGATCATCGGCGGCAGGGGCTCCCAGGATTTTATTCGTTCCGGTGCCGATAAATTAGTACTTCAGGGTACATTTGAAGGTTCTTTCTCCCAGGACTTAAAGAACCTCTTGCTGGAGGCTGGATTCTCCTGGGAAGATGATACCTTGATTATCATGAGGGAGCTTGCCCGATCCGGCAAAAACACCTGTCGCATTAATTGCCGCACTGTTCCCCTCTCCTTTATGAAAGAGGTGGGCAAAAAATTGGTCAACATTCATGGTCAGCATGAACATGTGAGCCTCTTGGAAGAAGAAACCCAATTACTTCTCCTAGATCATTACGGTGGGCAGGAAGTTTTATCCTGGAAAGAAAAAGCCGGGGCAGCATATGCAAGAATTAAGGATTTGCGCCGGCAAAAAGAAAAATGGCAGGCGAAAACAGCGGGTGCGGCCCAAAAAGAAGATGATTTAAAATTCCTCATGGCTGAAATTGAACAGGCGGATTTAACCTTGGGTGAGGATGAGCAGCTGGAAAAAGAAAGAAAAATGCTGCAGCATAGTGAAAAAATCTCCATGGACAGTAAAATGGCTTATGAGAAACTGTATGGAGGCCGGGAAAAGGGTGCTGGGGATTTAATTAATGAAAGTGTGCAATTATTCCAGGAGATCGCTCTTTTAGATGAGCAGGCTGCAGGAATTTTCGAAAAATTAAATGACTTGAATTTCACACTTGAAGATCTGGTCCGAGAAATCGCTGATTACGCTGGGAACGTTTACAGCAACCCGGAACGATTGGATGAAATTGAACTGAGACTGCTCTTAATCAATAAGCTGAAGAAAAAATATGGGGCGACCATTCAAGACATCCTTACATATTATCGGGAAGCAGAGGAAGAATTAGCTGCCTTGGCCGAGGAGGAAACGGATTTTAAAGAAATTGATGCTTCCTTACATCAAGCGGAGGAATCATATCAGCATATTTGCAGCCATCTTTCACAATTAAGACATGAGGCAGGACAGGCCCTCTCCCAGGCTGTGACAGAGGAATTACATCAACTGCATATGAAGTCCGCGCAATTTTCCGTTTTCGTTACAGAAGCAGATGATGGACGGACAGGTAAAGATAAGGTGGCTTTTTTGGTCAGTCCCAATGTGGGAGAGGAAATGAAACCGGTGATCAAAATTGCCTCCGGCGGAGAATTATCCCGGATTATGTTGGGGCTCAAGGTGATCTTAAGCCAATTGGATCAAATCCCCACCTTGATCTTTGACGAAATTGACAGTGGCCTGGGGGAAAAGCAGTTTATAATGTGGCGGAAAAGTTAA
- the spoIVB gene encoding SpoIVB peptidase has product MPPQPRILQKVLLLIIIFSTSFTTAFYSYFLLPSEQKLSVGDALNLPQLLTPGIDHHLSVYVESNKNNVLKINGYPVTQKIYKYNGEQAVVTEPGQLNLSLKLFGVIPIKNMMVDVLPEIEVIPGGHSVGVMLQTEGIMAVGHAPVYRNDGTYAYPAKEAGIELGDNILAINDSKIKNEKNAAELIHQFGAKGTLKLLVRRDGKEKIISVEPEFCQDTKTYRIGLYIRDNAAGVGTITFYEPKGKKYGALGHMIADLDTVDQAEKGRIVKADIQGIKPGKKGDPGEKIGLFDGKELEGNIEINSNFGIFGKLEEPLVNPFFKNGISIALSNQISEGPAEIITVIAGDKLEKFDIEIERVLPQHQPTGKGLIIQITDPKLLKATGGIIQGMSGSPIIQGGKLVGAVTHVFVNDPTKGYGCLAEWMILEAGIVHKEAASFPEIMTKSPVFMFNL; this is encoded by the coding sequence ATGCCCCCCCAGCCACGCATCCTTCAAAAAGTTCTGCTGCTCATTATTATTTTCAGTACTTCATTTACTACCGCTTTTTATTCGTATTTTTTACTGCCCAGTGAACAAAAGCTTTCTGTAGGTGATGCCCTTAATCTGCCCCAGCTGCTGACCCCAGGAATTGATCATCATTTAAGTGTATATGTGGAAAGCAATAAAAACAATGTTCTTAAAATTAATGGTTACCCGGTTACGCAAAAAATATACAAATATAATGGTGAGCAGGCAGTAGTGACAGAGCCTGGGCAATTAAATCTGAGTTTAAAATTATTTGGCGTCATCCCCATTAAGAACATGATGGTTGATGTCCTGCCTGAGATTGAAGTGATCCCCGGCGGACATTCTGTAGGTGTTATGCTGCAAACCGAGGGTATTATGGCGGTAGGACATGCACCTGTTTATCGGAATGACGGAACCTATGCATATCCCGCCAAAGAAGCCGGTATTGAGTTAGGAGATAATATTTTAGCAATTAACGACAGCAAAATCAAAAATGAAAAAAATGCTGCTGAATTAATTCATCAATTCGGAGCAAAAGGAACATTGAAATTATTAGTGAGAAGAGATGGTAAAGAAAAAATAATTTCCGTTGAGCCGGAGTTTTGCCAGGACACGAAAACGTATCGCATTGGTCTTTATATCAGAGATAATGCCGCCGGGGTTGGTACGATCACCTTTTATGAGCCTAAAGGCAAAAAATATGGTGCTCTAGGTCACATGATTGCTGATTTGGATACCGTTGATCAAGCGGAAAAGGGCCGCATTGTGAAAGCGGACATTCAGGGCATTAAGCCGGGAAAAAAGGGCGATCCTGGGGAAAAAATCGGCCTCTTTGATGGCAAAGAATTAGAAGGAAATATAGAGATTAATTCTAATTTTGGGATATTTGGAAAATTAGAAGAACCCTTGGTTAATCCTTTCTTCAAAAACGGCATTTCCATTGCATTATCCAATCAAATATCCGAAGGCCCTGCTGAAATAATTACCGTCATTGCAGGAGACAAACTGGAAAAATTCGACATTGAGATTGAACGTGTCTTGCCTCAGCATCAACCTACAGGTAAAGGATTAATCATTCAGATTACAGATCCCAAGCTTTTGAAAGCGACAGGCGGAATTATCCAGGGTATGAGCGGCAGCCCCATCATACAGGGGGGAAAACTGGTCGGTGCCGTAACTCATGTCTTCGTCAATGACCCCACCAAAGGATATGGCTGCCTGGCGGAATGGATGATTTTAGAAGCAGGAATTGTTCATAAAGAAGCAGCATCCTTCCCGGAGATTATGACGAAATCTCCGGTTTTTATGTTTAATTTGTAA
- the spo0A gene encoding sporulation transcription factor Spo0A, with protein sequence MEEKVKILIADDNRDFCEIMKDYLQNQDDFQLCGIAYNGLEALELVEQTEPDVLILDIIMPHLDGIGVLEKLDYLSIHGRPKVIILSALGHELTTQRAVQLGADYYVLKPFDLEVLGNRVRQLAWGKASAPAPSLPVKAKNLDAEVTNIIHQMGVPAHIKGYQYLRDAILMVIDEVSLLGAITKELYPMIGEKYNTTASRVERAIRHAIELAWDRGNVEMMNKFFGYTINVDRGKPTNSEFIAMVADKLRISQKLA encoded by the coding sequence ATGGAAGAGAAAGTTAAAATTTTAATCGCTGATGATAATCGGGATTTTTGCGAAATTATGAAAGATTATCTTCAAAACCAAGATGATTTTCAATTGTGCGGAATAGCTTATAATGGTCTTGAAGCCTTGGAATTGGTGGAACAGACAGAACCTGATGTTTTGATTTTGGATATCATCATGCCCCATTTGGACGGCATCGGAGTGTTGGAAAAACTGGACTATCTTTCAATTCACGGAAGACCAAAAGTCATTATCCTTTCTGCTCTGGGACATGAATTAACGACCCAAAGAGCAGTGCAATTAGGTGCAGATTATTATGTCCTGAAACCTTTCGATCTGGAGGTGCTGGGTAATCGGGTACGCCAACTAGCATGGGGAAAAGCAAGCGCTCCGGCACCCTCCTTACCTGTTAAAGCCAAAAATTTGGATGCGGAGGTAACCAATATCATCCATCAGATGGGCGTTCCGGCTCATATTAAAGGCTATCAATATCTGAGAGATGCGATTTTAATGGTCATTGATGAAGTTAGTCTTTTAGGAGCCATTACCAAAGAATTATATCCAATGATTGGCGAAAAATATAATACCACGGCCAGCCGGGTAGAGAGAGCAATCCGTCATGCCATTGAACTGGCCTGGGATCGTGGCAATGTGGAAATGATGAACAAATTTTTTGGTTATACCATTAACGTTGACCGGGGCAAACCCACCAATTCGGAGTTTATTGCCATGGTGGCAGATAAATTAAGAATTTCACAGAAGCTGGCTTAG